The following are from one region of the Littorina saxatilis isolate snail1 linkage group LG2, US_GU_Lsax_2.0, whole genome shotgun sequence genome:
- the LOC138955973 gene encoding uncharacterized protein: MANRPMSTGPDSSSGSTVVGLPLLSGLNRNDALPEEWTLPHEWKIEKREMFENWKMDVQNQIANIATNLNQSLQHFPHPDVGRGFDYTDKVVVAEIEKDKKVKSATEGGNTLLYGLARIPNTQQF; the protein is encoded by the exons ATGGCCAACCGACCGATGAGCACTGGTCCGGATTCGTCTAGCGGCAGCACAGTAGTGGGTCTACCCCTTCTCAGCGGTCTCAACAGGAACGACGCGCTCCCTGAGGAATGGACGCTACCACACGAATGGAAGATAGAGAAGAGAGAAATGTTTGAG AACTGGAAAATGGACGTTCAGAATCAAATTGCCAACATTGCCACGAACTTG AACCAGTCGCTACAGCATTTCCCTCACCCCGACGTGGGCAGAGGGTTTGACTACACGGACAAAGTGGTGGTCGCCGAGATCGAGAAAGACAAGAAAGTCAAGAGCGCCACAGAGGGAGGCAACACGTTACTCTACGGCCTGGCCAGAATTCCCAACACACAGCAGTTTTAG